A section of the Solitalea canadensis DSM 3403 genome encodes:
- a CDS encoding DUF4136 domain-containing protein: protein MISIIKFKPLFYCSVILVCCTLLANGQTVKVYRDSTYNFTNDSTYKFRNGKVIINRDTVDRTQANSNMQAVFEANYFQHHLKLNPVKGQLIFTFLGGIQNQTNLATYGQQIRLPKGVINSATEQWQSDERPEGVLVLALINPKTNKPVWAAVGYDRFFTRDSQKIIDAMFKEAFENFPNKGTYFPADYYKKPTVKKTPASPKKQKQ from the coding sequence ATGATTTCTATTATTAAATTTAAACCGCTATTCTACTGCTCGGTAATTCTTGTTTGTTGCACATTGTTGGCGAACGGCCAGACAGTAAAAGTTTACCGAGATTCAACCTATAATTTTACTAATGACAGCACTTATAAGTTCAGGAATGGGAAAGTAATAATTAATAGAGACACGGTCGACAGAACACAGGCAAACAGCAACATGCAAGCGGTTTTTGAAGCCAATTATTTCCAACATCATCTAAAATTAAATCCTGTTAAAGGCCAGCTTATTTTTACGTTCTTAGGAGGGATTCAAAATCAAACTAACCTTGCCACCTATGGGCAACAAATAAGATTACCCAAAGGAGTAATAAATAGTGCTACTGAACAATGGCAAAGTGATGAACGACCCGAAGGCGTTTTAGTTTTAGCGCTTATCAATCCTAAAACAAACAAACCGGTTTGGGCGGCCGTTGGGTATGATCGCTTTTTTACGCGTGATTCTCAGAAAATAATCGATGCAATGTTTAAAGAAGCTTTTGAAAATTTCCCAAATAAAGGCACTTACTTTCCGGCAGATTACTATAAGAAACCTACTGTAAAAAAAACTCCGGCTTCGCCTAAGAAGCAGAAACAATAA
- a CDS encoding MFS transporter translates to MPSETVDSPVKPDAFAALRYPEFRFYLGTRFFLTFALQMKAVIVGWFVYSVTKDPLSLGMIGLAEAIPALCVALFGGYVADRSNKRSMLIIVISTILTAATLLFVVTMPSMHQSINTHLLIAIVYVVVFLDGLARGFFAPAAFSLMASLVPRELYPNSSSWNSSCWQLAAVAGPAAGGLIYGFYGMSVTMGIVLLLMVLSISSLLMLKSKPVNVLEKKESMWSSLGEGIKFVFNTKMMLGAMTLDMFSVFFGGAVALLPVFANDILKVGAEGLGVLRAAPSAGAVITMLIMTRYTPAVRPWRNLIVAVTGFGICTILFGISKNFYLSIVFLFLVGAFDSVSVIIRSTIFQMLTPDHMRGRVSAVNTMFIGSSNEIGAFESGVTAKIMGTTRAVIFGGCMTVLIVAATFAKTKSLLPIRLVGKEFK, encoded by the coding sequence GTGCCGTCAGAAACAGTTGACTCTCCCGTAAAACCCGATGCCTTTGCTGCATTGCGTTATCCTGAATTCCGTTTTTACTTAGGTACTCGTTTCTTTTTAACATTCGCTCTTCAAATGAAGGCTGTTATTGTGGGCTGGTTTGTTTATAGTGTAACCAAAGATCCGCTTTCATTAGGAATGATTGGTTTAGCTGAAGCGATACCCGCACTTTGTGTTGCTTTGTTTGGGGGATATGTAGCCGACAGGTCCAATAAAAGAAGTATGCTGATCATTGTCATCAGTACCATATTAACGGCTGCTACATTACTTTTTGTTGTAACAATGCCTTCAATGCATCAATCTATTAACACCCATTTACTGATAGCAATTGTTTATGTGGTTGTTTTTTTAGACGGATTAGCCAGAGGTTTTTTTGCCCCAGCAGCTTTTTCTTTAATGGCTTCATTGGTGCCGCGCGAATTATATCCAAATTCATCTTCCTGGAACAGCTCGTGCTGGCAGTTAGCCGCTGTCGCCGGCCCGGCTGCAGGTGGTCTGATTTATGGTTTTTATGGAATGTCTGTTACGATGGGTATTGTATTGCTATTAATGGTATTATCTATTTCTAGCCTTTTAATGCTGAAAAGTAAACCTGTTAATGTATTAGAGAAGAAAGAGTCGATGTGGAGTAGTTTAGGAGAGGGAATTAAATTTGTCTTTAACACGAAAATGATGCTCGGAGCTATGACTCTTGATATGTTTTCTGTCTTCTTTGGCGGGGCCGTTGCCTTACTTCCTGTATTTGCCAATGATATTTTAAAAGTAGGAGCAGAGGGATTAGGCGTATTGCGGGCGGCACCATCTGCTGGTGCTGTAATTACCATGCTGATAATGACCCGATATACACCAGCTGTTCGTCCATGGCGGAATTTAATAGTTGCCGTAACCGGGTTTGGCATTTGCACTATTTTGTTTGGTATCTCTAAGAATTTTTACTTGTCTATTGTCTTTTTGTTTTTGGTGGGAGCTTTTGATAGTGTAAGTGTTATTATTCGGTCGACCATTTTTCAAATGCTTACTCCCGATCATATGCGTGGCAGAGTATCTGCTGTAAACACCATGTTTATAGGGTCATCTAATGAAATAGGCGCTTTTGAATCTGGGGTAACTGCAAAAATAATGGGGACCACCAGAGCGGTGATATTTGGCGGTTGTATGACAGTGTTAATCGTTGCCGCAACATTTGCTAAAACAAAATCTCTGTTGCCAATACGTTTGGTTGGGAAAGAGTTTAAATAA
- a CDS encoding M20/M25/M40 family metallo-hydrolase translates to MKKKSLLFLVAVAMFTTGSYASNPDSMVVSKIYEEVLGNGKVYENLHYLCKNIGPRLSGSANAQNAVEWTRSLMESYGFDRVYLQEVMVPHWERGAKEKAWFATGGKKINVEIAALGGSVATSEKGIETTIIEVFNFDQLKELGEEKIKGKIVFFNRPMNPKTLHTFNAYGAAVNQRVQGAIEAAKYGAIGVIVRSMTTKIDEFPHTGTMRYDEKLTKIPAAAISTKDANSLSAALKTDPSLKFFYQMNCKTLPDVLSYNVIGEIKGSEQPEKIITVGGHLDSWDLAEGAHDDGAGTMQSVEVLRTIKALGIKPKHTVRAVMFMNEENGTKGGLKYAENAKVTNEQHYAAIESDSGGLTPRGFSIDASTEVVNRIMSWSPIFDEYGLKEIGGGGGAGSDIGPLKSLGTALFGFRPDSQRYFDYHHAKTDVFENVNERELKLGAAAMATLVYLIDQNGLN, encoded by the coding sequence ATTGTTTTTAGTTGCAGTAGCCATGTTTACTACAGGCAGCTATGCTTCCAATCCAGATTCTATGGTTGTAAGTAAAATTTATGAAGAGGTATTAGGAAATGGGAAAGTCTATGAAAATCTACATTATTTATGTAAAAATATTGGTCCGAGATTAAGCGGCTCAGCAAATGCACAAAATGCAGTAGAATGGACCAGATCATTAATGGAATCGTACGGATTTGACCGTGTTTATCTGCAGGAAGTAATGGTTCCGCACTGGGAGCGTGGTGCTAAAGAAAAAGCCTGGTTTGCAACAGGCGGAAAAAAAATAAATGTGGAAATAGCTGCTCTTGGCGGTTCTGTTGCAACTTCTGAAAAGGGAATTGAAACGACTATTATTGAGGTGTTCAACTTCGATCAACTTAAGGAATTAGGAGAGGAGAAGATTAAAGGAAAGATAGTTTTTTTTAATCGTCCAATGAATCCTAAAACACTGCATACCTTTAATGCTTATGGAGCAGCAGTTAATCAGCGAGTACAAGGTGCAATTGAGGCCGCAAAATATGGAGCAATAGGGGTAATTGTTCGGTCTATGACAACCAAAATTGATGAGTTTCCTCATACAGGTACCATGCGTTATGATGAAAAGCTTACTAAAATTCCTGCAGCTGCTATCAGTACAAAAGATGCAAATAGTTTAAGTGCTGCTCTTAAAACAGATCCTTCACTTAAATTTTTCTATCAAATGAATTGTAAAACATTGCCAGATGTACTGTCATACAATGTAATTGGCGAGATAAAAGGATCTGAGCAACCAGAGAAAATAATAACAGTTGGAGGGCACCTTGATTCATGGGATTTGGCTGAAGGCGCTCATGATGATGGTGCAGGGACTATGCAATCTGTAGAGGTATTGAGAACCATTAAAGCATTGGGTATTAAACCCAAGCATACTGTTAGGGCTGTAATGTTCATGAATGAAGAGAACGGTACAAAAGGAGGACTTAAATATGCAGAAAATGCGAAAGTAACAAATGAACAGCATTATGCAGCCATCGAATCTGATTCCGGTGGGTTAACTCCTCGTGGTTTTTCTATTGACGCATCCACGGAAGTCGTAAACAGAATAATGAGTTGGTCGCCGATATTTGATGAGTATGGATTAAAAGAGATAGGTGGAGGAGGGGGTGCCGGATCAGATATTGGTCCATTAAAATCATTGGGAACAGCTTTGTTCGGTTTCAGACCGGATTCACAACGTTACTTTGATTATCATCATGCAAAAACAGATGTTTTTGAAAATGTAAACGAAAGAGAGTTAAAGCTTGGCGCCGCAGCAATGGCAACTTTAGTTTATCTTATCGATCAAAACGGTCTTAATTAA
- a CDS encoding LuxR C-terminal-related transcriptional regulator: MTNSTRQKLTALTKNAALANKLAALQAIDIELPTIFIVHDLNTMTVEYMSPRGEQFLGFTVNDLKSLGSEYFSKFFNPDDVADYLPKVLSLLHDNDNDEKLVCFFQQARASEKHEWKWFLSSTKIFLRNEQNVPSHIITNATPIDPQYHITSKVNRLLQEKDFLKKNEAFFNMLTKREIEILRLIALGKNSIEIAFILHISEKTVVTHRRNLRSKLNVQTSYDITKFAQAFDLI, encoded by the coding sequence ATGACTAATAGTACTCGCCAAAAACTTACTGCTTTAACAAAAAATGCAGCTTTGGCTAATAAGTTAGCGGCATTACAAGCTATCGACATTGAATTACCCACCATTTTTATTGTTCATGACCTGAACACGATGACAGTTGAATACATGTCACCCAGAGGAGAACAATTTTTGGGCTTTACAGTTAATGACCTTAAAAGCTTAGGCTCCGAATATTTCTCAAAGTTTTTTAACCCTGATGACGTTGCCGATTATCTTCCAAAAGTGTTAAGCTTATTACATGATAATGATAATGACGAAAAGCTGGTATGTTTCTTCCAGCAAGCAAGAGCATCAGAAAAACATGAATGGAAATGGTTCTTAAGCAGCACCAAAATTTTCCTAAGAAATGAACAGAATGTACCTTCTCACATTATTACAAATGCTACCCCTATTGATCCTCAATATCATATTACATCCAAGGTAAATCGATTGCTTCAGGAAAAAGATTTCCTTAAAAAGAACGAAGCCTTTTTTAACATGCTTACCAAACGAGAGATCGAAATTCTTCGATTAATTGCATTAGGTAAAAACTCTATTGAAATAGCTTTCATTCTTCATATCTCTGAAAAAACAGTGGTAACCCACCGAAGAAATCTTCGCTCCAAGCTTAATGTGCAAACATCTTATGATATTACCAAGTTTGCTCAGGCTTTTGACCTCATTTAA